A genomic segment from Salvia splendens isolate huo1 chromosome 13, SspV2, whole genome shotgun sequence encodes:
- the LOC121761419 gene encoding peroxidase 51-like produces MNMRILRVILILLCGLGLCSAQLSQNFYAKVCPDVENIVKKAVSAKFSQTFVTVPPTIRLFFHDCFVSGCDASVIVASTAGNMAEKDHRDNLSLAGDGFDTVIKAKAAVDAVSSCKNKVSCADILALATRDAIVLAGGPTYPVELGRLDGLSSTSASVEGNLPQPSFSLDQLNKMFASKCLSQTDMIAVSAAHTVGFSHCSRFANRIYNFSRQNPVDPTLDPQHATQLQGMCPKNVDPRVAINMDLATPRIFDNAYFKNLVQGKGLFTSDQVLFTDSRSKNTVSTWASDPQSFNTAFIQAITKLGSLTSKNGNIRFDCGKFN; encoded by the exons ATGAATATGCGGATATTGAGAGTGATTTTGATATTGTTGTGTGGATTAGGTTTATGCTCAGCCCAACTGAGTCAGAACTTCTATGCCAAGGTGTGCCCTGACGTGGAGAATATTGTGAAAAAAGCTGTCTCTGCTAAGTTCTCCCAAACATTCGTCACGGTCCCGCCAACCATACGTCTCTTCTTCCATGATTGCTTCGTTTCG GGGTGTGATGCGTCGGTGATAGTGGCTTCGACTGCGGGGAATATGGCGGAGAAGGACCACCGCGATAACTTATCGCTGGCAGGGGACGGATTCGATACGGTGATCAAAGCGAAAGCTGCAGTGGACGCTGTGTCTAGCTGCAAGAACAAAGTTTCTTGTGCAGATATTCTTGCTCTCGCAACACGTGACGCAATCGTCTTG GCTGGTGGGCCCACTTATCCAGTGGAACTGGGGAGGCTGGATGGGCTGAGTTCAACATCAGCAAGTGTGGAGGGCAATCTTCCTCAACCAAGTTTCAGTTTGGACCAGCTCAATAAAATGTTTGCTTCCAAATGCCTCTCCCAAACCGACATGATTGCTGTCTCAG CGGCACATACGGTAGGATTCTCACACTGCAGTAGATTCGCGAACCGGATATACAATTTCAGTCGACAGAACCCGGTCGACCCGACCCTGGACCCGCAACACGCGACCCAGCTTCAGGGGATGTGCCCGAAGAACGTGGATCCGAGAGTGGCCATCAACATGGACCTGGCCACTCCTCGGATCTTCGACAACGCCTACTTCAAGAACCTTGTACAAGGCAAGGGCTTGTTCACATCTGATCAGGTTTTGTTCACAGATTCTAGGTCCAAGAACACAGTTTCTACGTGGGCATCTGATCCTCAATCTTTCAACACGGCTTTCATCCAAGCCATCACCAAATTGGGCAGTCTCACCTCCAAAAATGGGAATATCCGATTTGATTGTGGAAAGTTTAATTGA
- the LOC121762719 gene encoding acyl-CoA-binding domain-containing protein 3-like → MDSVLISLVGLSALVFLILDTLDSHQSSKQSGSDVVIARRGGGESVGAEGEGEKRRESECNRISDDWEGVERSELEKIFGEAMVYVESSQNIGEDVKLLLYGLQKAALQGPCYGSRPTPLHLSARSKWNAWQKVGNISEEIAMEKYIATLSEVIPDWNKCERDEAGS, encoded by the exons ATGGATTCAGTACTAATATCCCTGGTAGGATTATCTGCTTTGGTTTTCCTGATTCTCGACACCCTCGATTCGCATCAATCTTCGAAACAGAGCGGCTCTGATGTAGTAATTGCGAGGAGAGGAGGAGGTGAAAGTGTCGGTGCggaaggagagggagagaagcgTCGGGAATCGGAGTGTAATCGGATCAGTGATGATTGGGAGGGAGTTGAGAGAAGCGAATTGGAGAAGATCTTTGGTGAGGCTATGGTTTATGTGGAATCATCTCAGAACATTGGTGAAGATGTGAAGCTGCTGCTCTATGGGCTTCAGAAGGCTGCTCTTCAAGGGCCTTGCTACGGATCGCGGCCCACGCCATTGCACCTATCTGCTCGATCCAAatg GAACGCTTGGCAGAAGGTAGGGAATATAAGTGAGGAGATAGCGATGGAGAAATATATAGCCACGTTATCGGAGGTAATTCCTGATTGGAATAAG TGTGAAAGAGATGAAGCTGGGAGCTGA